In the Blautia coccoides genome, AGAAGAAAGAACCATTGGAATGGACATTTCTCTGTATCTGGTACGAAAGTAGTGGATTTTGGGTGCACAAAATAAAACGTCTTCTCTTTTCGTTCTACATGGCCTTGTGTGTACCCATCCATCTACGGCAGCGAACCTCCCATGTCTACCAGGATCATCAGACCATTGCTGAGTCCTAACTTCTCTCGTCCCGCCTGTCCATAACCAGGGTGTCAGCTCAGCTCCTTTACAGGGTCATGCCCTCTGGTGAATATTCCTGCCGACTACTGGCTCCATTCTTTGTTTTTTTATTACTGACTTTTTCCTGCAACAGCACCTCTCGGTGGACGTTTTCCTGTTACATTCCATTTACTTGTTTCTTCCAGCTATCATGGCTGGCCTCAGCCTTCCATTCTTTCCTTTCAAAGGCTCAGACCGGCCATGATTCACTGTTTCTTTCTCTTTATGCTGCTGGCTGCATTTTAGGTCTTACAATGTCACTTAACATCTTCTGACCGTCATACTCTATGCCTTTTGTTAGTATTGTATAAAATATCCGGATCAGTTTACATGCCACCGCTATCACCGACTGCATCTTCTTCAGGGGATTCTTTTCCCTCGTCCTGTAATAACAATGGATCTCTTTAAATTCTTTATTTTTCCCAATCACCGATATCGCAGCTTCATACAGCGCATATCTCAAACGCTTTCTTCCCCTGTGGCTGATACGACTTTCTCCATTATGCTTTCCGGAGCTGTCTGCGACAATAGCATATCCTGCCAGTTTCTGCACCTGCTTTGGATTATCAAAACGTCCAATGTCTCCAACCTCTGCAATAAAGCAGCTTACCGTTTTTATTCCAATCCCATTGATCTCCATCAGCTTATCTATATAGGCAATCTCAGAAAGTGTTTCCTCTATCTCTTCCATAAGTTCATCCATACGATTCTTATATATTTCGTAGTCATTCAACAGGTTTCGGATCTCTTTCCTGGCACTTCTTGGTGCTTCCGTATTTCCGATGCTGTGCTCCGCTGCGGTTACCAGGGTCGTTGCCCTCTTTATCCCAGCGCCTTTCAGCCTTGCATCTCTCCATATCTTATTAACACCATCCACGCCAAGCTCTTTGATATCGCAGGGCAATGGTGCCTGTTTGATTACCATCAGTCCGCTTACTGCATCCGGATTCCTGTAAACGTCTTTGATCTCTGGAAAATAGATGCTGAACCAGCGGGCGATCCTGTTTTTGATTCTTGTAATCTCTTCCTGTGTCTGAATACGAAGGTTGGACAAATTTCTAATTTCTGCATAAATCCCGGTTGGAATATATGGATATGAAAATCTTCCTTCATTTACCAGACCTGCAATTGTTTTTGGATCTTTACGGTCATTCTTACTCGGATTATTGTCATCCAGTTCTTTAGACTTCTTGACATGATGCGGATTCACATGTACCGGCTTCATTCCCTGTTCCTGCAGGTACGCTCCAAGGTTCAGCCAGTAGTGACCGGTTGGTTCCATTCCCGGAATCACAGCTTCCATCCCATGTTTCTCTGCTATATCGTCCATCCAGTCTTTGAATGAGGAAAATCCAGCTTCATCGTTGCTGAAGGCAAACGGTTTCTTTGAGTACTCATAATTGCGCCAGCCGAAAGCTCTTGCATAATGGGTTTCACTTCCCACATCAATACCAACGATTAAAGTCTTTTCCGTAATAGATGCAATTTTTGCGTTCTGTGTGTTATAATTCATTTCAAGTACCTCACTGTTTAATAAGATTTTTTACTAACCGTCCAAAGTCAGTAATCTTATTTTACTCTGAGGTATTTTTTTCTCAACCTTCTTTCTCGGAATTCCTTATATTTGAATTATACAAGAAGCTCCTTTAATTTGTATGTTTCACATAAGGCCTTTTCCCTCTTTCTATATTGTTTCTCCATAATCCCCCTTGCACTGGCAGTCATTTGTTTTGCCTTTTCATTAAGAATCTTATTCTGGGAATCAATAATATATTTTGCTTCTTTCTCCCGTTTGCTAACACCTGCTTCTTTCAGGGTAAGTTCTTTAACACTTTTTTCATAAATTTGCTTTCTGCGCCTATCTGCTTCTCTTAAAGTCTTTTCTAGTTTTGCCACTTCTTCCAACTTCAGCTTGCTTTCCCTCAACTTCTGTTCTGCTTCCTTTAGTTGTAAATCGCTGTTGTTCAAATTCACGATTTTCTCTTTCATTTCTTGAAGCGTCAACTGTTGCTCTTGCACTATCTGTTGTAGCTCTGATTTCTCTGATAAGAGCCTCTGTATCAGTTCCGCTTGCTCCACATTCTCCATCAGCAATTCCTCTATACCGGGTACGGCTTCTTCGATTAAGTAATTGTCTAACTCGCTCATTTTTTTCTTTCTCCTTTACCACTATCATCCCTTTAAATTCCTCAATGATTCGATTTGTATTTTCAATATCTGATTCTGTTCCACTAATTTTCTGTTCTGTAATCTCAGTATCTGATTTTCTTTGTTCAATGCTTTCTCTAACTGCGTCGTTTCCTCTAACGATTCTTTCAAGTGTAAGTTCATCATTTCCAACTGCTCGATTTCTGTTTGCTGTTCTTCTAAAATTGTCAGCATATTTTCTTGTGTTTCCAATATCTGAATTACTTCTTCTAAATTCATTAAATCCATTGATTATTGACCTCGCTTTTTCTATGATACTTTGTGTAAATTCCAATGCTAATGCTTTCGCCTTTGCATGGATACTGTTATATCTTTTTATCTCCCGATTCAATTCACACTTGGTAGATATTCCACCATTTTTTTCAATGTCTTTGGCAACAACTCCCTCATGGACTGTAGCAATTTTATCTATACCTTGTTTCTCATAACTTCTATGATCTATCTGCTTATCTGTCGATAACAATTTATTACATTCTGTCGCCCATGCTTTTCTCCATTCTTCTGCTTTTGAACGGTCATTCCAGTCGTTAGAGGGAACTGAAATTCTAACCCACATTTTTTCTGTCCCCTTGCCTTCTCGGATTCGCACTTTCTGCTCTCCTGTAGCTTTATCTATGATTGGGATTTTCTGTCCATTTTCATCATAGGCAAATGAAGTTTTCTGTTTCGCAATCCATTTCCCCTTATCATCAAATGCTCTGACTGTCAGCATAATGTGAGCATGCGGATTTCCATCACCCTTATCATGTAAAGCCCAGTCTGCACACATTCCTTTTGAAACAAAATTCTCCTGGATATAATTCCTCACACATTTCTTTTGTAGTTCCCTTGTAAACTCTCTTGGTAAAGCAACTTCTATTTCTCTGGCAAGCTGTGCGTCAGTACGCTTTTCCACTTTCTGAACTTCATTCCAAAAATATTCCCTATTGCCAAACTCCTTTGGTGCATTATCAGGAATACAGATTTCGGAAAACACCACTCCGCCTTTTCTCATGAAATCATGTGTAATACCAGTTTCATCATTGTATAGTTTTTCTCCTGAGCGATATGCAGCACTGGCAACAGCAGAACGCCCACTTGCTCTCGAAATAATCTTGATGGAGCAATGGAAGATTGCCATATAATCATTCCTCCTAATATATTCAATTTCTCAATAGCTGTCTGCAAGACCGCACTCTGCGTAAGAGTGCTGTCCGCATAGGAGTTTTGCATAATGCAAAACCGACAAAGTCGCTCTCCATGAAATGGTGCTGTCTGCATAAGACCTCTCAGGGAGCGGACTAACGGAACAAAGTGAAGTGGTATATGTGGGCTTCGCCCACATATAAGTGCGCCCTTCTCTAAAAACGGAGAAGGGATTGCAACCGCAACCCCTTCATGCAAACTACAATTCCAACATTATCTTTCATTTCCCTTATTCATTGCTTTTGAGAAAAATCTGCCATTGTTTTCCTGCCTGTTCAAAAATTCTATGAGTTTTGGAATATCATCCGTTTCAATCGCACACCCTAAAACTGATTCAACCGCACCGCCTATCTGACACAGCCTATTGGTTCTCTTTTTCCGTTCTATTTCCTTTAACTGCCTGTCTAATGCCTTTTTCTGTGCAGAATACTGTTTAGCCTTTTTCAGGCTATCCTGTTCCTTTTTTTCCAATTCTGCCATTCTTTCTTCGTAAGTTTTTCTTTGATTACTCATTTTCCTCCTTCTCCTTTTCCAATCCTGACAAAATATCTAAAATTGCTCTCAACGATTCCAACACTTCCAAATCCAGTTCATCTGCTTTTTGCACCGCCATTAAATGTTTATCTATAATCGCAATTTGGCTCCTGATTGCTCCGAATGTCTTGACATTTCCATATGTAACTATCTGTTGGTGAAGACAACTTTTTATCAGAAAATCCGCTTTTGCCAGCCCTGACAATTCAATCCTTTTTTCAATCAGTCTCTTTTCTTCTTCAGACACTCGGAAATTCAATATAATATTTCTTTTCCGATTTTTGTCATTCTTTTTTTTGGCCACTCCACTAATCAGAGTTGCCCTATGAAATATCTGTGCCATGCTATATCCTCGCTTTCACATATTCCAAATCACCCTTATATGGTGTGCCGACTAAATACCACTCATTTCCGTTTTCTGACCATGCCATTTCCATCCGTGTAGGAATCCACTTACCATCTATCAGTACTTCCATGGTTTTACCACAATGAAATCCATCATTTGCCCATAAATCACTAACTAATAATCCGTATCTGCCATTTTCATAATTATATCCCAGTCTGCCTATTGTCATTGATTTTCTTCCTTTCTGTTTTTGTCTTCATCCTCTTCCTTATCCGTCGTTCTGTCCTCGTTCAATCTGTCTGCAAGGAATTTCTGTTTTGATGGATAAAGGTGGGAATAAGTGTATGTTACTGAAATACCCTCATGTCCCAATCGTTCGTAAGCGCCAAATATTCCTGCGGATTTTCTATTTTCCTGGTTTCCTCTATAATTGTAGATGAAAGATATTTAGACTATTTCACTACAATTACGGAGGATAGGTTATGACAACTACTCGCAAAGCCCGTGTTCCGATGGCGGAACAGATCCGGCTTATCAATGAATGCCGCCAAAGCGGCATGACAGATGCTGACTGGTGTCGTGAAAACGATATCGCAGTAAGCACTTTTTATAACTGGGTCAGCCGCTGCAGAAAAGCAGCAGCGGATCAGATCCCGGCACCGAATTATGGTCATTGTGGGATCGCGCATTCAAAACAGGATGTGGTTCCCATTGACATTGTTTCGGATCACCTTCCAGAACAGCATATAGCATCGCAGATGCACCAAACGAACCTTGACAATTCACATACGATTGAAGTGTCCATGAATAATGTAACAATCCGCATCAGCAATGATGCCGATCCTGCCCTGCTCACCAGGACACTCCGCCTGATCCGGGAGACCTCATGTTAGGTGATATCTCCGGCCTCGAAAAAATCTACATTGTCTGCGGCTATACCGATATGCGCAAATCGATCGATGGTCTCTGTGCCATTATCGAAGACCAGCTTAAGATGGATCCGACATCCAGTGCGCTCTTCCTGTTCTGTGGAAGAAGACGGGACAGGATCAAAGCTCTGTTCCATGAACCGGATGGTTTTGTCCTGGTCTATAAACGGTTGTCTATCCGGGGCGGGTATCAATGGCCAAGGAAGCAGTCGGAAGTCCGGAATCTTTCCTGGAGGGAGTTCGACTGGCTAATGTCAGGAATTGATATCGACCAGCCAAAAGCACTCAAAGCAGAGTAAAAAAGCATCTGGATCCTGGTAAAAATCCTGCACAGAAAAATGTCAGGTTTCCTTATAAATTCAGCGTTTTTCAGTACTTGTTTTCCTTTAGGAATGGCTGTGTTTCTGGTATAATAAAGGTGTTAAATTCAAGGAGAAAACGATGGCTTCCAGTGCAAAAGACATCCAGC is a window encoding:
- a CDS encoding IS110 family transposase — protein: MNYNTQNAKIASITEKTLIVGIDVGSETHYARAFGWRNYEYSKKPFAFSNDEAGFSSFKDWMDDIAEKHGMEAVIPGMEPTGHYWLNLGAYLQEQGMKPVHVNPHHVKKSKELDDNNPSKNDRKDPKTIAGLVNEGRFSYPYIPTGIYAEIRNLSNLRIQTQEEITRIKNRIARWFSIYFPEIKDVYRNPDAVSGLMVIKQAPLPCDIKELGVDGVNKIWRDARLKGAGIKRATTLVTAAEHSIGNTEAPRSARKEIRNLLNDYEIYKNRMDELMEEIEETLSEIAYIDKLMEINGIGIKTVSCFIAEVGDIGRFDNPKQVQKLAGYAIVADSSGKHNGESRISHRGRKRLRYALYEAAISVIGKNKEFKEIHCYYRTREKNPLKKMQSVIAVACKLIRIFYTILTKGIEYDGQKMLSDIVRPKMQPAA
- the mobQ gene encoding MobQ family relaxase, producing MAIFHCSIKIISRASGRSAVASAAYRSGEKLYNDETGITHDFMRKGGVVFSEICIPDNAPKEFGNREYFWNEVQKVEKRTDAQLAREIEVALPREFTRELQKKCVRNYIQENFVSKGMCADWALHDKGDGNPHAHIMLTVRAFDDKGKWIAKQKTSFAYDENGQKIPIIDKATGEQKVRIREGKGTEKMWVRISVPSNDWNDRSKAEEWRKAWATECNKLLSTDKQIDHRSYEKQGIDKIATVHEGVVAKDIEKNGGISTKCELNREIKRYNSIHAKAKALALEFTQSIIEKARSIINGFNEFRRSNSDIGNTRKYADNFRRTANRNRAVGNDELTLERIVRGNDAVRESIEQRKSDTEITEQKISGTESDIENTNRIIEEFKGMIVVKEKEKNERVRQLLNRRSRTRYRGIADGECGASGTDTEALIREIRATTDSARATVDASRNERENREFEQQRFTTKGSRTEVEGKQAEVGRSGKTRKDFKRSR
- a CDS encoding DUF3847 domain-containing protein translates to MSNQRKTYEERMAELEKKEQDSLKKAKQYSAQKKALDRQLKEIERKKRTNRLCQIGGAVESVLGCAIETDDIPKLIEFLNRQENNGRFFSKAMNKGNER
- a CDS encoding plasmid mobilization protein; this encodes MAQIFHRATLISGVAKKKNDKNRKRNIILNFRVSEEEKRLIEKRIELSGLAKADFLIKSCLHQQIVTYGNVKTFGAIRSQIAIIDKHLMAVQKADELDLEVLESLRAILDILSGLEKEKEENE
- a CDS encoding DUF5348 domain-containing protein, which produces MTIGRLGYNYENGRYGLLVSDLWANDGFHCGKTMEVLIDGKWIPTRMEMAWSENGNEWYLVGTPYKGDLEYVKARI
- the tnpA gene encoding IS66 family insertion sequence element accessory protein TnpA translates to MTTTRKARVPMAEQIRLINECRQSGMTDADWCRENDIAVSTFYNWVSRCRKAAADQIPAPNYGHCGIAHSKQDVVPIDIVSDHLPEQHIASQMHQTNLDNSHTIEVSMNNVTIRISNDADPALLTRTLRLIRETSC
- the tnpB gene encoding IS66 family insertion sequence element accessory protein TnpB (TnpB, as the term is used for proteins encoded by IS66 family insertion elements, is considered an accessory protein, since TnpC, encoded by a neighboring gene, is a DDE family transposase.), encoding MLGDISGLEKIYIVCGYTDMRKSIDGLCAIIEDQLKMDPTSSALFLFCGRRRDRIKALFHEPDGFVLVYKRLSIRGGYQWPRKQSEVRNLSWREFDWLMSGIDIDQPKALKAE